A genomic segment from Stenotrophomonas maltophilia encodes:
- a CDS encoding DMT family transporter — MPWIYLLLAGLFEIGFALGMKYSEGFSKPLPTVATVVSALISLYLMSQAMKSIPVGTAYAIWTGIGAMGVAVLGIYLFNDSASPARLACVGLIVAGVIGLKLVSPN; from the coding sequence ATGCCCTGGATCTACCTGCTGCTGGCCGGCCTGTTCGAGATCGGTTTCGCCCTCGGAATGAAGTACTCCGAAGGCTTCAGTAAACCCCTGCCCACCGTTGCCACGGTGGTATCTGCCCTGATCAGCCTGTACCTGATGAGCCAGGCGATGAAGAGCATCCCGGTCGGCACCGCCTATGCGATCTGGACCGGCATCGGTGCCATGGGCGTGGCCGTGCTCGGCATCTACCTGTTCAACGACAGTGCGTCGCCGGCCCGCCTGGCCTGCGTGGGCTTGATCGTGGCCGGTGTGATCGGCCTGAAGCTGGTCTCGCCGAACTGA
- the speD gene encoding adenosylmethionine decarboxylase, with translation MVKPLPRLRLQGFNNLTKALSFNIYDVCYARTEEERQRYIEYIDEEYNADRLTQILTDVAEIIGANILNVARQDYDPQGASVTILISEEPVIDKKQAGKELISDAVVAHMDKSHITVHTYPETHPQEGIATFRADIDVATCGVISPLKALNYLIESLESDIVIMDYRVRGFTRDVKGKKHYIDHKINSIQNFLAKNIKSRYEMFDVNVYQENIFHTKMHLKDFDLDQYLFEEKAKNLSFKERMKIEALLKREIEELFHGRNLSE, from the coding sequence GTGGTCAAGCCGTTGCCTCGCCTGAGGCTGCAGGGTTTCAACAACCTCACCAAGGCGCTGAGCTTCAACATCTATGACGTGTGTTACGCGCGCACCGAAGAGGAGCGTCAGCGTTACATTGAATACATCGATGAAGAGTACAACGCCGACAGGCTGACTCAAATCTTGACCGATGTCGCCGAGATCATCGGCGCCAACATCCTGAACGTGGCCCGCCAGGACTACGACCCGCAGGGTGCCTCGGTGACCATCCTGATCTCCGAAGAACCGGTGATCGACAAGAAGCAGGCCGGCAAGGAGCTGATCTCCGACGCCGTGGTCGCGCACATGGACAAGAGCCACATCACTGTCCATACCTACCCGGAAACCCATCCGCAGGAAGGTATCGCGACGTTCCGCGCGGACATCGACGTGGCCACCTGTGGCGTCATTTCGCCGCTGAAGGCCCTGAACTACCTGATCGAGAGCCTGGAATCGGACATCGTGATCATGGACTACCGTGTCCGTGGCTTCACCCGCGATGTGAAGGGCAAGAAGCATTACATCGATCACAAGATCAACTCGATCCAGAACTTCCTGGCCAAGAACATCAAGTCGCGTTACGAGATGTTCGACGTCAACGTCTACCAGGAAAACATCTTCCACACGAAGATGCACCTGAAGGACTTCGACCTGGACCAGTACCTGTTCGAGGAAAAGGCCAAGAACCTGTCGTTCAAGGAACGCATGAAGATCGAAGCGCTGCTCAAGCGCGAGATCGAAGAGCTGTTCCACGGCCGGAACCTGTCCGAGTAA